GTGGTTACAGTGAGCAAGAAGGGAAAAGTCTCTGATAGGGGAACCTTCTTTCCCATCTCCAGTAAAGTGAACATCCCCAGTGGAATTATCAATATTCTCCTTGCACCAATCCATGCCATTACTGGTTATAATAAAGAGAGGGTTTTCATACTTTGCTCTGAAGTAGTCCATGGCCTCTTTGAAGTAGGCCTCATCACCGACAACCGCTTGTCTGCCAGGCATAAGCTTAACATAGTCTCCCCTGCGGACATGCACGCCAATGAAGGTGACATTTTTCCTATCTCCCTGTACTTTGTAGAGGTAGGCATTGGTCTCCGCTGCAATAAAGTCATGGAACGTGAATTCCCTGAGAATCTCCTCCTGGATGTGATGGAAGAAAGTCCATGAGCAAGGGTTGCCACTGAGTTTAACATAATCTCCTTGGATGTGTTTGTACTCTGGGTACATCCATTGATGAATCTTGACGATCTTCCACTTTATCCTTTGAGCAACCTCACTGTGCAACACAGGCAGGGTGATTCTGAACATTTGTGATAGCTGCTCGTGCATTTTAGGAACAAGGTAAGCTTGGTGACCATTTAGCTTTGCAAGAGCATAGAGGGTTGCATATTCCATCATCAGATTTCCTAAACGCCCCAATGGTTCTGCTGTCCACATGCCTGCACTAAGTTGGTTGGTGATCAAATGCTCTTTACTGTGATCATCAGAATATTCAATATGAGTGTAATTATTAATAGACAATGTCTGTCTTTCTTCTTTGCTGTTCGAATAATATATGTAGGAGGATATACTGAGTGATATGATGACTATTACACCAAAAATGTTCTTGGAATTCATACTTCCAGGCCGATGTTTCTAACCTTaaacacagaaagaaaagtaCATTGGCTAAAGATTAAATATGCCCTTTATATACTGAGGGGCAGAGTTATCATTGTTCCTTTTTTACTAAGCTGTAATTATGGTTGCctctcagtaaaaaaaaaaatctgcatttcagATTTACAGTGATGATCTGAGGGTGTGCCCAACCCCCTGGAAGCCTTTCCGATGCCCCTCAACTTTTCAGCATTTGGAGGGGGGCGAGGATGGGGCACGTCgctagtgcagggagcacaggtAAATCCTTTATCCCAGCTTGAGATTGTGTCGGAGGGGGTGTCAGGGCCTCAACACATTCTGAAGAACTGACATGTGCTGTATagtctttgataaatgtgttaatttgttaaagaaaaactatgctcccagaatgaatacataaccaacagacagtttatatcatatttagtggcctattatagaatcttgccaaactggaatatatatattagtaaatattgcccttgtacatcttttcctttgagccaccatttattgatgggctgtgtgctccctcagagatcacatgaccagaaataatgcagctctcactgtaacaggaagtagtgtgggagtaaaaggcactgtgaatcctatgatcccaggggacggcCCTGAGTACTTGgctgttttctatttaggattacccaatggcacatactgtgaataaagtatatttttatgaaaatgatctatttagatgaagcaggatttcttgagtttggggggtttagttttcctttaaaaacccTTTTAAGTCTTTCCCAACACTAAAGAAAGTGTTGCGATACAGTGAAAATATCTGGAATGCCTTGATTGTAaactctactgggcagggaccttcatcctcttgtcACTTGGTCACTTCTCTCTGTGCAATCtttaatgtatgttttatttatatgcgttatttattattattataatgaccccctgtttgttgtattaattgcTCTGCAGGggtgtacagcactgtgtacctcagtagcactatataaataaaaatatactcaagtataagcctagtttttcagcgcccaaaatgtgctgaaaaagtcaccctcagcttatactcgagtcgggtgccatgggtccctctagactagcaccctctgtcttttgtgtgcaaattaggccacccgcaaccagaccctccagtgctctgac
The sequence above is a segment of the Xenopus tropicalis strain Nigerian chromosome 7, UCB_Xtro_10.0, whole genome shotgun sequence genome. Coding sequences within it:
- the LOC100487812 gene encoding galactoside 2-alpha-L-fucosyltransferase 2; amino-acid sequence: MNSKNIFGVIVIISLSISSYIYYSNSKEERQTLSINNYTHIEYSDDHSKEHLITNQLSAGMWTAEPLGRLGNLMMEYATLYALAKLNGHQAYLVPKMHEQLSQMFRITLPVLHSEVAQRIKWKIVKIHQWMYPEYKHIQGDYVKLSGNPCSWTFFHHIQEEILREFTFHDFIAAETNAYLYKVQGDRKNVTFIGVHVRRGDYVKLMPGRQAVVGDEAYFKEAMDYFRAKYENPLFIITSNGMDWCKENIDNSTGDVHFTGDGKEGSPIRDFSLLAHCNHTIMSIGTFGFWAGYLVGGETVYLANFSLPESHSYKTFQFETFYLPDWIGIPADLSSLRKKTP